In the genome of Leptolyngbya subtilissima AS-A7, one region contains:
- a CDS encoding RDD family protein, protein MPLFNTVTIRTPESVELEFVLAGVGSRAVALTLDYLCLGAGLTGLAVVYSFLLVRLLAMDTLLTIPSETVQLWITAIAAVLAFALYVGYFALFETWWYGQTPGKRYAKIRVIRDDGQPERLPQATLRSLLRPIDDILFVGFFCVLLSKTEKRVGDWLAGTLVVQTDPVSSGEIQVSERSQAIGKDLLALIDITRLSPDDFATVREFLQRRQAMSSKAKILVSDQLARRFRDQLGLETLPTEMTADTFLEALYSAYQQGK, encoded by the coding sequence ATGCCCCTCTTCAACACCGTCACCATTCGCACCCCCGAGAGCGTTGAACTGGAGTTCGTGCTGGCGGGAGTGGGCAGTCGGGCCGTGGCACTCACCCTCGACTACCTCTGCTTGGGGGCAGGACTAACGGGGCTAGCCGTGGTCTACAGCTTTTTGCTGGTGCGGCTGCTGGCAATGGATACGCTGCTGACGATTCCGAGCGAGACCGTGCAGCTATGGATCACCGCGATCGCAGCGGTCCTCGCCTTTGCCCTTTACGTCGGCTACTTTGCCCTGTTCGAAACCTGGTGGTACGGCCAAACCCCCGGCAAGCGCTATGCCAAAATTCGGGTCATTCGTGACGATGGCCAGCCCGAGCGATTGCCCCAGGCTACCCTGCGATCGCTGCTGCGCCCCATCGACGATATTCTCTTTGTCGGCTTCTTTTGCGTGTTGCTGAGCAAAACTGAGAAGCGAGTAGGCGACTGGCTGGCCGGCACTCTGGTCGTGCAGACCGACCCCGTGAGCAGTGGCGAGATTCAAGTGTCCGAGCGATCGCAGGCGATCGGCAAAGACCTGCTGGCCCTGATAGATATCACCCGTCTCTCCCCCGACGACTTTGCCACCGTGCGCGAGTTCCTGCAGCGACGACAGGCCATGAGCTCCAAGGCCAAAATCCTAGTCAGCGACCAGCTAGCCCGCCGCTTTAGAGATCAACTCGGTCTTGAGACTCTGCCAACTGAGATGACTGCCGACACCTTTTTAGAAGCCCTCTACTCTGCCTACCAACAAGGAAAGTGA
- a CDS encoding stage II sporulation protein M produces the protein MNIQRWMARREASWRQLETLLTQAEKSGLRSLSAVEVRQMASLYRSVSADLARAKGHGVGQAVIKDLQRLTSRSYSQIYQGSRRQEWQALWDFCRYGFPAVVQRSWAYIAVATGLFAIGGLVGWWFAWQDPAFLTLVLGQEFVEEVKTSQELWTVSIMGVEPIASSGIMINNIGVSLRALVGGVTMFMPKVPLVTPPGAFTVFVLVFNGLMIGCVGVLVAQANLAYDLWAFVFPHGALELPAIFIAGGGGLLLARGILLPGPYRRIDALKLYGLQAAQLLYGIIPMLVIAGLIEGFFSPQTWIPNEFKYFAGIVIFIALVQYCRTQRPAAE, from the coding sequence ATGAATATTCAGCGTTGGATGGCCCGGCGAGAAGCGAGCTGGCGACAGCTCGAAACCCTGCTCACCCAGGCCGAGAAAAGCGGGCTTAGGTCGCTCTCTGCCGTCGAGGTGCGGCAGATGGCCAGCCTCTATCGATCAGTCTCGGCAGATTTGGCTCGGGCCAAGGGGCATGGTGTGGGTCAGGCCGTCATTAAGGATTTGCAGCGGCTCACCAGTCGCAGCTATAGCCAAATTTATCAGGGCTCCCGCCGCCAAGAGTGGCAAGCGCTTTGGGACTTCTGCCGCTATGGCTTTCCGGCGGTAGTGCAGCGAAGTTGGGCCTACATTGCCGTGGCTACGGGACTGTTTGCGATCGGTGGGCTGGTGGGCTGGTGGTTTGCCTGGCAAGACCCCGCCTTTCTCACGCTAGTGCTGGGTCAAGAGTTTGTTGAAGAGGTCAAAACCAGCCAGGAGTTGTGGACGGTTTCGATCATGGGAGTTGAGCCCATTGCCTCGAGCGGCATCATGATCAACAACATTGGGGTTTCCTTGCGTGCGCTGGTGGGGGGCGTCACCATGTTCATGCCCAAGGTGCCTTTGGTTACGCCGCCCGGAGCGTTTACGGTGTTTGTGTTGGTGTTCAACGGGCTGATGATTGGCTGCGTTGGGGTGCTGGTGGCCCAGGCCAACCTGGCCTACGATTTGTGGGCCTTTGTATTTCCCCATGGGGCGCTGGAGCTACCGGCCATTTTTATTGCTGGAGGGGGCGGGCTGCTGCTGGCCCGAGGCATTCTGCTGCCCGGCCCCTACCGCCGCATCGACGCGCTGAAACTGTATGGTCTACAGGCCGCTCAGCTGCTCTATGGCATTATCCCCATGCTGGTGATTGCGGGGTTGATTGAAGGGTTTTTCTCCCCCCAAACCTGGATTCCCAACGAGTTCAAATACTTTGCGGGAATAGTCATCTTCATTGCCCTAGTGCAGTACTGTCGCACCCAGCGACCCGC